In Oncorhynchus mykiss isolate Arlee chromosome 1, USDA_OmykA_1.1, whole genome shotgun sequence, the following proteins share a genomic window:
- the dnph1 gene encoding 2'-deoxynucleoside 5'-phosphate N-hydrolase 1 has product MQIYFCGSIRGGRQDVVIYQKIVQKLQQYGEVLTEHVSHCDLSEKGEDAVQDGDTFIHDRDMEWLMMSDVIIAEVTQPSLGVGYELGRALDMHKKILCLFRPSSGKSLSAMIRGAVDGSLFQVRDYKEEEVEGILEEYFNGLVKV; this is encoded by the exons ATGCAAATTTACTTCTGTGGCAGTATTCGTGGAGGAAGACAGGATGTGGTTATTTATCAGAAAATTGTGCAGAAACTACAGCAATATGGAGAAGTTCTGACGGAGCACGTGAGTCACTGTGATCTGTCAGAGAAAG GTGAGGATGCTGTGCAGGACGGCGATACATTTATCCATGACCGAGATATGGAATGGCTTATGATGTCTGATG TGATAATAGCTGAAGTGACACAGCCCTCTCTTGGAGTTGGGTATGAGCTGGGAAGGGCCCTGGACATGCACAAGAAAATCCTCTGTCTTTTCCGGCCCTCCTCTGGAAAAT CACTGTCTGCCATGATCAGAGGGGCGGTTGACGGGTCCCTGTTCCAGGTGCGAGActacaaagaggaggaggtggagggcatCCTGGAAGAATACTTCAACGGACTCGTCAAAGTCTGA